The Paenibacillus uliginis N3/975 genome has a window encoding:
- a CDS encoding Mrp/NBP35 family ATP-binding protein: protein MNREVFDREMTKILDSELKLPLIQIGLIRDVMLKEDKAAMTLITTELEQEQGITEIRCKQIEGLLRTMGMTDIHIRVKQVSAEEKHSITVRAQEMKPSGQQPANRGGAQGSFPVSPLIKAGVQFIAVASGKGGVGKSTVTLNLALSLQKAGKKVGIIDADIYGFSIPDMMGIHEKPEPTNSRPTPIESDGVQVISTGFFVKGNDPVLWRGPRLGRMLSSFLNDVMWGPLDYMLIDLPPGTGDIALAVHQMIPECSEIIVTTPQSTATVVAERAGLMALQTNHRILGVVENMSYYEDPSGTKHYIFGKGGGEKLANQLNTSLLTQIPIVPDDLESTKPNLLSSIYDNLAHHIIQSSS, encoded by the coding sequence ATGAATAGAGAAGTATTTGATCGTGAAATGACGAAGATACTCGACTCCGAATTGAAGCTTCCCTTGATTCAAATAGGATTAATCCGTGATGTCATGCTGAAAGAAGACAAAGCAGCGATGACTCTAATAACCACAGAGCTAGAACAGGAGCAAGGCATAACAGAAATACGCTGTAAACAGATTGAAGGGCTATTGCGCACAATGGGAATGACAGACATACATATTAGGGTCAAGCAAGTTTCTGCCGAGGAGAAGCATAGCATAACTGTTCGAGCACAGGAGATGAAACCTTCTGGCCAACAGCCTGCCAATAGAGGGGGGGCACAGGGTTCTTTTCCAGTAAGTCCTTTGATTAAAGCGGGTGTCCAATTTATAGCGGTAGCCAGCGGAAAAGGCGGCGTCGGAAAATCGACCGTTACACTGAATCTGGCTCTATCATTGCAGAAGGCCGGAAAGAAAGTTGGAATCATTGACGCAGATATTTACGGTTTCAGTATACCGGATATGATGGGAATACATGAGAAGCCAGAACCTACGAATAGCCGGCCCACACCGATAGAAAGTGACGGTGTTCAAGTCATATCAACCGGATTTTTTGTTAAAGGTAACGACCCTGTCCTGTGGCGGGGACCCAGACTAGGAAGAATGCTGTCCAGTTTTTTGAATGATGTGATGTGGGGGCCACTGGACTATATGCTCATTGATCTCCCACCTGGGACAGGTGATATCGCTCTGGCTGTTCATCAGATGATACCTGAATGTTCTGAAATTATTGTCACTACACCACAGTCCACAGCAACAGTCGTTGCAGAGCGTGCGGGACTAATGGCCCTTCAGACCAATCACCGTATTCTCGGCGTTGTGGAGAACATGTCTTATTATGAAGATCCTTCAGGCACCAAGCATTATATCTTTGGCAAGGGTGGCGGGGAAAAGCTGGCGAACCAGCTGAATACGTCCCTACTCACCCAGATTCCAATTGTTCCTGATGATCTGGAATCGACTAAGCCGAATCTACTCAGCTCCATTTACGATAATCTGGCTCATCACATTATTCAATCTTCTTCATAA
- a CDS encoding C40 family peptidase gives MKKVVLSLLGSALIFSSGAFTAYADQTKLQSEVTQLVGTPYKWGGATVSGFDCSGFILYIFDKYNLDLPRTSVSQAEAGVHVDQDDLRLGDLVFFNTSGRGISHAGIYIGNDEFAHASTSRGVRISKLSESYYKNRYVTARRVISQENYVQMVGSMN, from the coding sequence TTGAAGAAAGTCGTATTATCTTTACTAGGGTCTGCACTTATTTTTTCCTCTGGCGCCTTTACGGCATACGCTGATCAGACGAAGCTTCAGAGTGAAGTTACACAACTAGTAGGAACTCCTTATAAATGGGGAGGAGCAACTGTAAGCGGTTTCGACTGCTCCGGATTTATTTTGTACATATTTGATAAATATAATCTCGATTTGCCGCGAACTTCGGTATCACAAGCAGAAGCTGGTGTTCACGTGGATCAAGATGATCTTCGGTTGGGAGATTTGGTCTTCTTTAATACAAGTGGCCGCGGTATCTCGCATGCAGGAATCTATATTGGTAATGATGAGTTCGCTCATGCCTCCACTAGCAGAGGAGTAAGAATCAGCAAGCTCTCGGAATCCTACTATAAGAATCGTTATGTAACAGCGCGTCGTGTCATCAGTCAAGAAAATTATGTTCAGATGGTAGGCAGTATGAATTAA
- a CDS encoding 2Fe-2S iron-sulfur cluster-binding protein, with amino-acid sequence MFKFWKGREGKNNSVSESSAAIGNNIHEETEEQIVELKGRNIQRFVAPVIGLTVLDLAEKNEVDWNSFCKRGTCARCRCHVSEGLEYLSPPNEAEEKRLDPEEIDEGYRLGCQTKLEKIGAISIKHAPYF; translated from the coding sequence GTGTTTAAATTTTGGAAAGGCCGGGAGGGAAAGAATAACTCGGTTTCGGAGAGTTCTGCTGCGATCGGGAATAACATCCACGAAGAAACAGAAGAGCAAATCGTAGAACTAAAAGGAAGAAATATTCAACGATTCGTTGCGCCCGTGATTGGTTTGACGGTATTGGATCTGGCGGAGAAAAATGAAGTGGACTGGAATTCTTTTTGCAAAAGAGGGACATGTGCCCGCTGCCGATGTCATGTCAGTGAAGGGTTGGAATATCTATCCCCTCCAAATGAAGCGGAGGAGAAGCGGCTTGATCCAGAGGAGATTGATGAGGGATACCGTCTGGGCTGCCAGACAAAACTGGAGAAAATAGGTGCCATATCCATTAAACATGCACCTTATTTTTAA
- a CDS encoding VOC family protein produces the protein MKNVTPFLMFQGGIAEEAMKYYTSLIEDSEIKSITRYGAEGPGKEGTVIQAVFSLKGQEFMCIDSYIDHEFTFTPSFSIYLTCDTEEEIDSLYKKMMQNGTALMPIDNYGFSKKFGWLNDQFGVSWQLNLPE, from the coding sequence ATGAAGAACGTAACGCCATTTTTAATGTTTCAAGGCGGAATTGCAGAAGAAGCTATGAAATACTACACATCACTCATTGAGGATTCAGAAATTAAAAGCATTACTCGATACGGGGCTGAAGGACCCGGTAAAGAAGGTACAGTTATACAAGCTGTATTTTCGTTAAAGGGGCAGGAGTTCATGTGTATCGATAGTTACATTGACCACGAGTTTACGTTTACCCCATCTTTTTCTATCTATCTTACGTGTGATACCGAAGAGGAAATCGACAGCCTTTATAAGAAAATGATGCAAAATGGCACAGCACTCATGCCTATAGATAACTATGGGTTCAGCAAAAAATTCGGATGGCTAAATGATCAGTTTGGCGTATCTTGGCAGTTGAACCTACCAGAGTAA
- a CDS encoding SDR family oxidoreductase, whose amino-acid sequence MGPFAKDLLRDKVVLITGGATGLGKAMGEKFLKLGAKLAICGRREDVLKAAAEEMSSYGHAVYFKSCDVRDPAQVHELVEEVEQHYGGIDVLVNNAAGNFISPTERLSPRAVDAVLNIVLHGTFYTTLEVGKRWIEQGISGTMLNIVTTYASTGSGYVVPSAAAKAGVLALTRSLAVEWAPYGIRQVAIAPGPFPTEGAWSRLSPTPEFEQKMIDRIPLARVGDKEELSNLAAYLISDYAGYINGDVITIDGGEWLQGAGQFNELAEVTEEQWDELAKLTRHGK is encoded by the coding sequence ATGGGTCCATTTGCTAAGGATTTGTTAAGGGACAAGGTTGTGCTGATTACAGGTGGGGCTACAGGGTTGGGAAAGGCCATGGGGGAGAAATTTCTGAAGCTGGGTGCGAAGCTCGCCATTTGTGGGCGCCGTGAAGACGTACTGAAGGCGGCTGCAGAGGAAATGAGCAGTTACGGGCATGCCGTGTATTTCAAGAGCTGCGATGTTCGTGATCCAGCCCAGGTGCATGAACTGGTGGAAGAGGTAGAACAGCATTACGGGGGCATCGACGTGCTGGTCAATAACGCAGCTGGCAATTTCATCAGTCCTACGGAACGCCTCTCTCCCAGAGCAGTGGATGCCGTGCTCAACATCGTGCTTCACGGCACATTTTACACTACGTTGGAAGTTGGCAAACGATGGATTGAGCAAGGGATCTCCGGAACGATGTTAAATATCGTCACAACCTATGCCTCTACAGGATCCGGTTATGTTGTCCCTTCGGCGGCTGCAAAAGCCGGAGTATTGGCATTAACCCGTTCTCTCGCTGTAGAATGGGCACCTTACGGCATTCGCCAGGTGGCAATTGCACCCGGTCCGTTTCCAACAGAAGGAGCTTGGTCCAGACTGTCTCCTACTCCGGAATTTGAGCAAAAGATGATTGACCGCATCCCGCTCGCACGCGTGGGAGATAAAGAAGAGCTCAGCAATCTTGCTGCTTATCTTATTTCAGACTACGCCGGATACATAAATGGTGACGTTATTACGATAGATGGCGGTGAATGGCTTCAAGGCGCCGGTCAGTTTAATGAACTGGCTGAAGTAACTGAAGAGCAGTGGGATGAACTCGCCAAACTGACGCGACACGGCAAGTGA
- a CDS encoding class II aldolase/adducin family protein, producing the protein MQNIDTRNELCKYARKIVDNGLVVGPGGNISARAGDKMYLSPSGFALEEIEPEQWIEVDIRTGAITDIGLRPSSEVLMHLYGYRAKPEMGAMVHTHPSHCIAFTLIEQELPIMFPDQAALVGRTSYIPYIIPTTDLLADAVAEKVTEASSILLGNHGLVTTGRNLREAYYRTQVVEESAKIYLSARAAGTPKPLSDQEVDDIAALESEDYRIQLLQKMK; encoded by the coding sequence ATGCAAAACATAGATACACGAAACGAGCTTTGCAAATATGCTCGCAAAATCGTGGATAACGGATTGGTTGTTGGACCAGGTGGAAATATCAGTGCGAGAGCCGGAGATAAGATGTACTTATCTCCGAGCGGCTTCGCGTTAGAGGAAATCGAACCGGAGCAATGGATCGAGGTGGATATTCGAACAGGAGCTATTACGGATATCGGTCTACGACCATCTTCTGAGGTCCTTATGCATCTGTACGGTTACCGGGCGAAACCGGAAATGGGGGCCATGGTTCATACCCATCCATCGCATTGTATAGCTTTTACACTGATTGAGCAGGAACTTCCTATTATGTTTCCTGACCAGGCGGCCCTTGTCGGCAGAACTTCCTACATCCCATATATCATTCCGACAACAGATTTGCTGGCCGATGCAGTAGCTGAGAAAGTGACCGAAGCAAGCTCGATCCTGCTCGGGAACCATGGTTTGGTTACGACAGGGCGCAATCTTCGGGAAGCTTACTACCGTACCCAAGTCGTTGAGGAAAGCGCGAAAATTTATTTGAGCGCCCGTGCAGCTGGTACGCCTAAGCCGTTAAGTGATCAGGAAGTGGACGATATTGCGGCGCTCGAGAGTGAGGATTACCGTATTCAGCTGCTGCAAAAGATGAAGTAA
- a CDS encoding rhamnulokinase encodes MNDTSAVLAFDMGASSGRALIGEIIQQEKGQPGLLKITEIHRFPNTPVQFGNHLHWNIATLFQEVKNGIQKAFQSGYTPESYGMDTWGVDFGLIDRNGELVGIPYHYRDTQTIGMVEKTCAQVGRERLFDESGLAFMPFNTIYQLHAMVEDRSPKLDIADKLLLTPDLLHYFLTGQQVCEFTMATTTQLYHVKDRRWNTQLIEELGLNPSMFIDPVEPGTIIGHLQDFVCKELDVPAIQAVAVASHDTESAVVAVPANSPIFAYLVCGTWSLLGTELSEPLIHPDVLELGFSNEGGAYGTFQLLKNIMGLWILQECKRQWDREGEGYTFGDLVELAEGAQHFRSFIDPDDLRFMNPPDMTTAIQNYCRETEQPVPHSKGDIVRCILESLALRYREVLERMEKLTGNQFSGLHMVGGGIQNELLCQFTANALGRPVWAGPVEASAIGNMLVQFIANGTLKSREEGIELVKKSFPIVSFDPHSTEQWNEAFAKYSGITRGLRSG; translated from the coding sequence ATGAACGATACATCTGCGGTACTGGCATTTGATATGGGGGCAAGCAGCGGCCGGGCGTTAATCGGAGAGATCATCCAGCAGGAAAAGGGACAGCCGGGACTGCTCAAAATTACCGAGATTCACCGTTTCCCCAATACTCCGGTCCAATTCGGAAATCACCTGCACTGGAATATAGCTACGCTTTTTCAGGAAGTGAAGAATGGCATTCAGAAGGCGTTTCAATCCGGGTACACACCGGAAAGTTATGGCATGGACACATGGGGCGTGGACTTTGGGCTTATCGACAGAAATGGAGAGCTCGTAGGCATTCCTTATCATTACCGGGATACGCAAACGATCGGTATGGTGGAGAAGACATGTGCACAGGTTGGTAGAGAGCGTTTATTTGATGAGAGTGGTCTGGCGTTCATGCCGTTTAACACGATTTATCAATTACATGCGATGGTGGAGGACCGTTCTCCGAAGCTGGATATTGCTGATAAGCTGTTGTTAACGCCGGATCTGCTTCATTATTTTCTTACGGGACAGCAGGTATGTGAGTTTACAATGGCAACAACGACACAGTTGTATCACGTGAAGGACAGAAGATGGAACACGCAGCTCATCGAAGAACTGGGTCTTAATCCGTCCATGTTCATAGATCCTGTGGAACCAGGAACGATCATTGGACATCTTCAGGACTTCGTGTGCAAGGAGCTTGATGTTCCAGCTATTCAGGCGGTCGCTGTTGCTTCTCACGATACGGAATCTGCTGTAGTGGCCGTACCTGCGAACTCTCCGATTTTTGCGTATTTGGTGTGCGGTACATGGTCACTTCTCGGTACGGAACTGAGTGAACCTCTTATTCACCCGGATGTACTAGAGCTTGGGTTCTCTAATGAAGGCGGAGCTTACGGAACTTTTCAACTGCTGAAGAACATCATGGGGCTGTGGATTCTGCAGGAATGCAAACGTCAATGGGACCGTGAAGGGGAAGGTTACACTTTCGGTGATCTTGTAGAACTGGCCGAAGGGGCTCAGCATTTCCGTAGCTTCATTGATCCGGATGATCTGCGATTCATGAATCCTCCGGATATGACGACAGCCATCCAGAACTATTGCCGCGAGACGGAACAGCCGGTTCCGCACAGCAAGGGCGATATTGTTCGTTGTATATTGGAGAGTCTTGCCCTCAGATACCGGGAGGTATTGGAGAGAATGGAGAAGCTCACCGGAAACCAGTTCTCAGGGCTGCATATGGTTGGTGGTGGTATCCAAAATGAACTTCTCTGTCAATTTACAGCCAATGCTCTGGGACGACCGGTATGGGCGGGACCCGTTGAGGCCAGCGCCATCGGTAACATGCTTGTCCAATTTATTGCGAACGGTACACTTAAAAGTCGGGAAGAGGGCATAGAACTTGTCAAGAAATCTTTCCCCATAGTGTCGTTTGATCCACACAGTACAGAACAATGGAATGAAGCATTTGCCAAATACAGCGGAATCACCCGCGGTCTGCGTTCAGGCTAA
- a CDS encoding VOC family protein, which produces MKSNENDIKTAAPESPIQNKVGSIFVPVRDIEKSREWYCTLLGIDPESCSIVNGHLCPLPMQGTGVILDTMPMWGGEEPGGAPHITTPAFMLLTNDLEASYNYAKVTGVNLVTDIEHEHWFVIKDPDGNLLMVCKE; this is translated from the coding sequence ATGAAGAGTAATGAGAACGATATCAAAACAGCTGCGCCAGAAAGTCCGATTCAAAACAAGGTTGGCAGTATTTTTGTTCCTGTACGAGACATTGAGAAATCACGTGAATGGTACTGCACTCTTCTTGGTATCGATCCAGAAAGTTGCAGCATTGTGAACGGTCATCTGTGTCCACTTCCAATGCAAGGTACTGGGGTTATTCTCGATACGATGCCCATGTGGGGCGGCGAGGAGCCGGGCGGAGCACCCCATATTACAACGCCTGCTTTTATGCTACTAACCAATGACCTTGAAGCATCCTACAATTACGCCAAAGTGACTGGTGTAAACCTGGTAACGGATATTGAACACGAGCATTGGTTTGTGATTAAGGACCCAGATGGTAATTTACTGATGGTTTGCAAGGAGTAG
- a CDS encoding phosphotransferase family protein has translation MRFNWGVDYEMSYLFTKEINDWNSWGAVYQSIEDFRPLIQEIFVRERLMGAEDISHLTPGTNAVFKAGSYVIKIFAPTSSGMNTDQDYKAERSAMQRAIDQGVRTPNIVAASKINDKYEFKYIIMDFIEGQSAGDAINGFTVEQKRDFVGKLQEDMVKLNTLPDQEVSRDVIIERAIHNDRWKVVSPELRKQIEHFLNHHELGTCIHVHGDLTGDNVIIDSKDQVYIIDFADSSVAPIEYEYPGIVFELFQSDVETVHEFIKCRNLKYSEFIDLLFAGTMLHDFGANFVKSIYEKHTGKGIGEMSNISEFKELIHTHLMPDFKCT, from the coding sequence ATGAGATTCAACTGGGGGGTTGATTACGAAATGTCGTATTTGTTTACTAAAGAAATTAATGATTGGAACAGCTGGGGAGCTGTTTATCAATCCATCGAGGATTTTAGACCTCTGATTCAGGAGATATTTGTAAGGGAACGATTAATGGGAGCGGAAGATATCTCTCATCTAACACCGGGAACAAATGCCGTCTTCAAAGCAGGATCTTACGTGATCAAAATTTTTGCACCGACTTCGTCTGGAATGAATACGGATCAGGACTATAAAGCTGAACGGTCGGCGATGCAACGAGCGATTGACCAAGGCGTACGCACACCGAATATTGTAGCCGCGTCCAAAATTAATGATAAATATGAATTCAAGTATATCATTATGGATTTTATCGAAGGCCAAAGTGCTGGTGACGCCATAAATGGATTTACGGTTGAGCAAAAGCGTGATTTCGTAGGTAAGCTGCAGGAGGATATGGTAAAGTTGAACACGCTGCCTGACCAAGAAGTGAGTCGTGATGTGATCATTGAGAGAGCAATCCATAATGATCGCTGGAAGGTTGTGTCTCCTGAGTTAAGAAAACAGATTGAGCATTTTCTGAACCATCATGAGCTCGGTACCTGCATACATGTTCATGGAGATCTTACGGGTGACAATGTAATAATTGATTCGAAGGATCAAGTTTATATTATTGATTTTGCTGACAGCTCCGTTGCACCGATAGAATATGAGTATCCTGGGATTGTGTTTGAGTTGTTTCAAAGTGATGTAGAAACTGTCCATGAGTTTATAAAGTGTAGGAATCTGAAATACAGTGAGTTTATTGACCTGCTATTTGCGGGGACGATGCTGCATGACTTTGGTGCGAACTTTGTAAAATCCATTTATGAAAAACATACAGGCAAAGGTATCGGGGAAATGTCTAATATTTCTGAATTTAAGGAGTTGATTCATACCCATCTGATGCCTGACTTCAAGTGTACATAA
- a CDS encoding indolepyruvate ferredoxin oxidoreductase subunit alpha, producing MYVIGSACIDEKAGECVDVCPVDCIEEGEDQFYIDPDICISCGACEAACPVTAVFYIDDLPEEEKPYYEKAVEYYKNKN from the coding sequence ATGTATGTTATAGGTTCAGCCTGCATAGACGAGAAAGCGGGAGAATGCGTTGACGTATGTCCTGTTGATTGCATTGAAGAAGGAGAGGACCAGTTCTATATTGACCCGGATATTTGTATTTCTTGCGGTGCTTGTGAAGCGGCTTGTCCTGTGACAGCAGTATTTTATATCGATGATTTGCCAGAAGAAGAAAAGCCTTACTATGAGAAGGCTGTGGAATACTACAAAAACAAAAATTAA
- a CDS encoding AraC family transcriptional regulator encodes MPKIEIPYSKSDQFSFKRNPELLFAGQVVDEFFYGPPQIHDYCEIIYIVEGSGEFIIGGKTYELHQGDVAIYNPGVPHEERSRASGPFKVIYCGVDNLHIDGVPQGMLLPPYVDPVISCEKYAYKVESYLSEILQECDSQVLGYETLSTNLLMSLITVIYRIVDVKHQFQSLKGKNEIALRTKHFIDKNYTQSISLKDIADTLYVSQHYLSHLFKKELGDSPFNYLISRRIEEAKRLLANSDSPVHEVASLVGYGNEKYFSMLFKKVTGQTPSSFRDQERNDQSNKN; translated from the coding sequence TTGCCTAAAATCGAAATACCATACAGCAAGAGTGACCAATTCAGCTTTAAACGCAACCCGGAGCTCCTTTTTGCTGGTCAGGTTGTAGATGAATTTTTCTACGGGCCTCCGCAGATCCACGATTATTGTGAAATCATTTATATTGTCGAAGGAAGCGGAGAGTTTATTATCGGCGGCAAAACCTATGAGCTGCATCAAGGGGATGTAGCCATATATAATCCGGGAGTACCTCATGAAGAGCGTTCCAGAGCATCGGGACCTTTTAAGGTCATATACTGTGGTGTGGACAACCTTCATATCGATGGTGTTCCGCAGGGGATGCTGCTTCCTCCTTATGTCGATCCAGTCATTTCATGTGAGAAATATGCCTATAAAGTGGAAAGCTATCTATCCGAAATACTTCAGGAGTGTGATTCACAGGTACTGGGATATGAGACGCTAAGTACAAACCTGCTTATGTCTCTCATTACGGTCATCTACCGCATTGTAGATGTGAAGCATCAATTCCAGTCACTTAAAGGGAAGAACGAAATCGCCCTTCGAACGAAACATTTTATTGATAAAAATTACACACAGAGCATCAGCCTTAAGGACATAGCCGATACACTGTATGTGAGTCAGCACTATTTGTCCCATCTGTTCAAAAAAGAGCTCGGCGACTCTCCCTTCAACTACCTTATATCTCGTAGAATTGAAGAAGCCAAACGCCTACTGGCAAACTCCGACAGCCCTGTGCACGAAGTGGCCTCCCTTGTCGGCTACGGGAACGAGAAATACTTTTCCATGCTGTTTAAGAAAGTTACAGGACAAACACCGAGTTCATTCCGGGACCAGGAACGCAATGATCAATCGAACAAGAACTAA
- the fucU gene encoding L-fucose mutarotase: protein MLKGISNLISPELIKVLMEMGHGDEIVFGDGNFPAASHAQRLIRCDGHGIPELLRAILPLFPLDIYTESPVALMAVTPGDTVETLIWDEYRSIVREHHSEEIELEEVERFFFYDRAKKAYAIVSTGEKALYANVILKKGVVVE, encoded by the coding sequence ATGTTAAAAGGGATTTCGAACCTGATTTCACCCGAGCTGATCAAAGTATTAATGGAAATGGGTCACGGCGATGAGATTGTATTCGGTGATGGCAATTTCCCGGCAGCAAGCCATGCGCAGCGCCTGATTCGCTGTGATGGACACGGTATACCCGAGCTACTGAGAGCGATTCTGCCATTGTTTCCGCTGGATATATATACCGAGTCTCCTGTTGCCCTGATGGCTGTTACTCCTGGCGATACTGTGGAAACACTAATCTGGGATGAATACAGAAGTATTGTGAGAGAACACCATTCAGAGGAGATCGAGTTAGAAGAGGTTGAACGATTTTTTTTTTATGACCGTGCGAAAAAAGCGTATGCCATTGTTTCAACGGGAGAAAAAGCGCTATACGCTAACGTGATTCTGAAGAAAGGTGTCGTTGTAGAATAA
- a CDS encoding L-fucose isomerase, protein MIENDYRWRDGFPKIGIRPTIDGRRKGVRESLEDQTMNLAKSVAKLLSDSLRYPNGEPVECVIADTCIGGVAEAAAAAKKFKNSEVGLTITVTPCWCYGTETMDTDPTLPKAVWGFNGTGRPGAVYLAAVLSAHAQKGLPAFGIYGEDVQDEGDSVIPDDVQEKLLRFAGSGLSAAYIRGKSYLSMGSVSMGIAGSIVNDSFFQEYLGMRNEYVDMSEFTRRLEEGIYDPEEYEAALKWVKESCKEGKDNNPEHLQSSRERKDLEWETVVKMTLITRDLMIGNPRLVELGFAEEAQGHGAVASGFQGQRQWTDHSPNGDFLETMLNSSFDWNGKRSPYIVATENDSLNGVNMLFGYLLTNTAQIFADVRTYWSPASVERVTGYKLEGKAEGGILHLINSGSAALDGTGEQERDGKPAMKPFWEITDEEVERTLKASQWRPASLEYFRGGGYSTDYLTRGGMPMTMSRLNLVKGLGPVLQIAEGYSVDLPEHVHDTLDQRTDPTWPTTWFVPNLTGTGAFTSVYEVMNNWGANHGVISYGHIGADLITLASILRIPVNMHNVPADKVFRPRAWGMFGTEHLESADFRACQNFGPLYK, encoded by the coding sequence ATGATTGAAAACGATTACAGATGGAGAGATGGATTTCCGAAGATCGGCATACGGCCGACGATTGACGGTAGAAGAAAGGGGGTTCGCGAATCACTTGAAGACCAAACGATGAATTTGGCAAAGTCGGTTGCGAAGCTGTTATCCGATAGCTTGCGGTATCCGAATGGCGAACCGGTGGAGTGTGTGATCGCCGATACTTGTATCGGTGGTGTAGCAGAAGCAGCAGCGGCAGCAAAAAAATTTAAGAACTCCGAAGTAGGTCTGACCATTACCGTCACTCCTTGCTGGTGTTATGGTACAGAAACGATGGATACGGATCCGACACTTCCGAAGGCGGTATGGGGATTTAACGGAACCGGCAGACCAGGAGCGGTTTATTTGGCAGCTGTGCTGTCAGCCCATGCGCAGAAAGGTCTTCCTGCGTTCGGCATTTACGGTGAGGACGTACAGGATGAAGGAGATAGCGTCATTCCGGATGACGTTCAGGAGAAGCTGCTTCGTTTTGCAGGAAGTGGGCTTTCCGCAGCTTACATCCGTGGAAAATCTTATTTATCGATGGGTTCCGTTTCGATGGGTATTGCCGGTTCTATCGTGAACGACTCGTTCTTCCAGGAGTATCTTGGCATGCGCAACGAATATGTCGATATGAGTGAATTTACTCGCCGACTGGAAGAAGGGATCTATGATCCGGAGGAATATGAGGCGGCGCTAAAATGGGTGAAGGAAAGCTGTAAGGAAGGCAAGGACAACAATCCGGAGCATCTGCAGAGCAGCCGCGAGAGAAAAGACTTGGAATGGGAAACGGTTGTCAAAATGACACTGATCACCCGTGATCTGATGATCGGAAACCCTCGTTTGGTGGAGCTCGGTTTTGCGGAAGAGGCTCAGGGCCATGGAGCAGTTGCCTCCGGCTTCCAAGGGCAGAGACAATGGACAGATCATTCACCTAATGGTGACTTCCTGGAGACGATGCTCAATTCATCGTTTGATTGGAATGGTAAACGTTCCCCTTACATTGTTGCTACCGAGAACGACAGCTTGAATGGTGTGAATATGCTGTTCGGTTATTTGCTGACGAACACTGCGCAAATCTTTGCGGATGTCAGAACGTACTGGAGTCCGGCTTCAGTGGAACGTGTTACGGGATACAAGCTGGAAGGAAAAGCAGAAGGAGGAATTCTTCATCTGATTAACTCCGGTTCTGCGGCTTTAGACGGTACGGGTGAACAGGAGCGAGATGGTAAGCCTGCCATGAAACCTTTCTGGGAAATTACGGACGAGGAAGTTGAAAGAACGTTGAAAGCATCACAATGGAGACCAGCTTCTCTGGAGTATTTCAGAGGTGGAGGCTACTCTACCGACTATTTGACCCGCGGGGGCATGCCTATGACTATGTCACGGCTTAATCTGGTGAAGGGACTCGGTCCGGTGCTGCAAATCGCGGAAGGCTATTCAGTTGATCTGCCTGAGCATGTGCATGATACGCTCGATCAGCGGACGGATCCGACATGGCCGACTACCTGGTTCGTACCGAATTTGACAGGCACAGGTGCATTTACAAGTGTATATGAAGTGATGAATAACTGGGGAGCGAATCATGGTGTGATAAGTTATGGACACATCGGAGCAGACCTGATTACGCTCGCGTCTATTCTCCGCATTCCGGTCAACATGCACAATGTCCCTGCTGATAAGGTGTTCCGTCCAAGAGCATGGGGCATGTTCGGTACAGAGCACTTGGAAAGCGCAGATTTCCGTGCATGTCAAAATTTCGGTCCGCTTTATAAATAA